In the genome of Sorangium aterium, one region contains:
- a CDS encoding WGR domain-containing protein — MRRFEFVQGTSAKFWMADVDDTTFIVVYGRLGTAGQRKEKAFPTAEAAQRECDKKVAEKLREGYQEVAAAGGGAPAGGAPAATAGAAAPPPPPKLDLPPRVQPGEATEARRKAAIHALAAVSAARGRRSWVLGRAVRRARRALESLGGLDPATDGALSAALDALLARVVAPSARDRLPLVRAIELLSELDAAAFARAVRDTWKAPPATSPAAGALTLLKRQLEELDDPELGLRLGALLVDRPHHGAMSAEAGWARRWKALSPHLEAHLAHRGRSLKELLAGIDAGGDPHVEERVARMRAA, encoded by the coding sequence ATGCGCCGGTTCGAGTTCGTGCAGGGGACGAGCGCCAAGTTCTGGATGGCCGACGTGGACGACACGACGTTCATCGTCGTCTACGGGCGGCTGGGGACCGCCGGGCAACGCAAGGAGAAGGCGTTCCCCACGGCGGAGGCCGCGCAGCGCGAGTGCGACAAGAAGGTCGCGGAGAAGCTCAGGGAGGGCTACCAGGAAGTGGCCGCCGCCGGGGGCGGCGCGCCCGCCGGCGGCGCCCCCGCTGCCACCGCCGGAGCGGCCGCGCCCCCGCCGCCGCCGAAGCTCGATCTGCCGCCGCGCGTCCAGCCCGGCGAGGCCACCGAGGCGCGGCGCAAGGCCGCCATCCACGCGCTCGCCGCGGTCTCGGCCGCGCGCGGCCGGCGGAGCTGGGTGCTCGGGCGCGCCGTCCGACGCGCCCGCCGCGCGCTCGAGTCGCTCGGCGGGCTCGATCCCGCGACCGACGGGGCGCTGTCCGCCGCGCTGGACGCGCTCCTGGCCCGCGTGGTCGCGCCGAGCGCGCGCGATCGCCTGCCGCTCGTGCGCGCGATCGAGCTGCTCTCGGAGCTCGACGCAGCGGCGTTCGCGCGCGCGGTGCGCGACACCTGGAAGGCCCCGCCAGCGACCTCGCCGGCCGCCGGAGCGCTCACCCTCCTGAAGCGGCAGCTCGAGGAGCTCGACGATCCCGAGCTCGGCCTCCGGCTCGGCGCCCTGCTCGTCGATCGGCCGCACCACGGCGCGATGAGCGCCGAGGCGGGGTGGGCGCGGCGCTGGAAGGCGCTCTCGCCGCACCTCGAGGCGCACCTCGCCCACCGCGGGCGCTCGCTGAAGGAGCTCCTCGCCGGCATCGACGCGGGCGGCGACCCGCACGTCGAGGAGCGGGTCGCGCGGATGCGCGCGGCGTGA
- a CDS encoding DUF2288 domain-containing protein yields MREQLAKTLGEVFWTDLRAHTVRDAVIVVAADLDLLDVGEAMAANDTAAVEAWIAAGKLTKPTAADLVRWPQQHDLRFLSLVVAPFVLVRQPASPLPS; encoded by the coding sequence ATGCGCGAACAGCTCGCCAAGACGCTCGGGGAGGTCTTCTGGACCGATCTCCGCGCCCACACAGTGCGCGATGCGGTCATCGTCGTCGCCGCCGATCTCGATCTCCTGGACGTCGGCGAGGCCATGGCCGCGAACGACACGGCCGCGGTGGAGGCCTGGATCGCGGCAGGCAAGCTGACCAAGCCGACGGCCGCCGATCTGGTGCGCTGGCCGCAGCAGCACGATCTGCGCTTCCTGTCGCTCGTTGTCGCGCCGTTCGTGCTGGTCCGCCAGCCGGCCTCGCCGCTGCCGTCGTGA
- a CDS encoding alpha/beta hydrolase, giving the protein MNLYYRALSTALFSAALAVAGLSSGNAEASSSRQPTKVERLVFPVTLSDGNTYDVVGYLYYQGHAKYRPLQVLVHGLTYTHEYWDLPSFGGHDYSYAQHMAKEGYAVLALDMLGAGESSRPDGDFVDLAETADSVHQIITEMRTPGGVYKTPFTRVALVGHSNGAIINTFVQSTYNDADVLVNTGLAFTPHPIPVPSEAISALLQTPYIAIPPEMRTAIFYDTTNANPALIDFDNTTIADTFTRGQFLSLLAVSEDPTLAGIDEVTSPVLIQFGETDALQPASYVDSDAALYASAEFVTTAIVPDTGHILNGHRKARVGWEQIDCWVHHNMGW; this is encoded by the coding sequence ATGAACTTGTACTATCGCGCACTCAGCACGGCACTCTTCTCGGCGGCGCTCGCGGTCGCCGGGCTCTCTTCGGGCAATGCCGAGGCGTCGTCGTCGAGGCAGCCCACCAAGGTGGAGCGCCTCGTGTTCCCGGTGACCCTCTCCGACGGCAACACCTACGACGTCGTCGGCTACCTCTACTATCAGGGTCACGCCAAGTACCGCCCCCTCCAGGTGCTCGTCCACGGCCTGACCTACACGCACGAGTACTGGGATCTCCCGTCGTTCGGCGGACACGATTACTCCTATGCCCAGCACATGGCGAAGGAGGGATACGCCGTCCTGGCGCTCGACATGCTCGGGGCCGGAGAGAGCAGCCGGCCCGACGGCGACTTCGTCGACCTGGCCGAGACCGCCGACAGCGTCCATCAGATCATCACCGAGATGCGCACGCCGGGCGGCGTCTACAAAACGCCTTTCACGCGCGTCGCGCTCGTCGGTCACTCGAACGGCGCCATCATCAACACGTTCGTTCAGAGCACCTACAATGACGCGGACGTCCTCGTGAACACCGGCCTGGCCTTCACGCCGCACCCGATCCCGGTCCCGTCGGAGGCGATCTCCGCGCTGCTGCAGACGCCCTATATCGCGATCCCACCGGAGATGCGCACCGCCATCTTCTACGACACCACGAACGCGAACCCGGCGCTCATCGATTTCGACAACACCACCATCGCCGACACGTTCACGCGCGGGCAGTTCCTGAGCCTCCTCGCCGTCTCCGAGGACCCGACGCTCGCCGGCATCGACGAGGTGACGAGCCCGGTGCTGATCCAGTTCGGGGAGACGGACGCGCTGCAGCCGGCGTCGTACGTGGACTCCGACGCGGCGCTCTATGCCAGCGCCGAGTTCGTCACGACCGCGATCGTCCCCGACACGGGCCATATCCTGAACGGCCATCGCAAGGCGCGGGTCGGCTGGGAGCAGATCGACTGCTGGGTTCACCATAACATGGGCTGGTAG
- a CDS encoding DNA/RNA non-specific endonuclease, with amino-acid sequence MLVALLVTGLSAVGVKCGLERGLDGLGLDLGGGRTSRPSPTPGRSGSASPPKAAPPKGSPPKDAPSSRPPAPSPHLELGVPARTGARAARTDASDDHLMIKPQYALSYNRSRNVANWVSWRLDAASFGDAPRHRGKFLADAALPDGWYRVQHDDYTGSGFDRGHMVRSEERTRTPDDNKATFLLTNILPQRHELNAGPWLRLEEACQELAQKERRVLFLIAGGLFDERERPAATIGKDVAVPDAFFKVAVVLEPGQGPDDIGPATRVIAVVMPNEAGILDQGWGQYRTTVDEIERRAGYDLMTALPEAVQRTLEARVDDGPAGAR; translated from the coding sequence GTGCTCGTCGCGCTCCTCGTGACCGGGCTCAGCGCGGTGGGGGTCAAGTGTGGCCTCGAGCGCGGGCTCGACGGGCTCGGCCTCGACCTCGGCGGCGGCCGCACCTCCAGGCCGTCGCCGACGCCCGGCCGATCCGGCAGCGCCTCGCCGCCGAAGGCCGCTCCGCCGAAGGGCTCCCCGCCGAAGGACGCGCCGTCCTCGCGCCCGCCCGCGCCGAGCCCCCACCTCGAGCTCGGCGTCCCGGCCCGCACGGGAGCGCGCGCCGCGCGGACCGACGCGTCCGACGATCACCTGATGATCAAGCCCCAGTACGCCCTCTCCTACAACCGCTCCAGGAACGTGGCGAACTGGGTCAGCTGGAGGCTCGACGCCGCCTCGTTCGGGGACGCGCCCCGCCATCGGGGCAAGTTCCTGGCCGACGCCGCGCTGCCGGACGGCTGGTACCGCGTGCAGCACGACGACTACACAGGCTCCGGCTTCGATCGAGGCCACATGGTCCGCTCCGAGGAGCGGACGCGGACCCCCGACGACAACAAGGCGACGTTCCTCCTCACGAACATCCTGCCGCAGCGGCACGAGCTCAACGCCGGTCCGTGGCTGAGGCTCGAGGAGGCGTGCCAGGAGCTCGCGCAGAAGGAGCGGCGGGTGCTGTTCCTGATCGCCGGCGGCCTCTTCGACGAGCGCGAGCGCCCGGCGGCCACCATCGGCAAGGACGTCGCCGTGCCCGACGCGTTCTTCAAGGTCGCCGTGGTCCTCGAGCCGGGGCAGGGGCCCGACGACATCGGCCCGGCGACGCGGGTCATCGCGGTGGTGATGCCGAACGAGGCGGGCATCCTCGATCAGGGCTGGGGGCAGTACCGGACGACGGTGGACGAGATCGAGCGGCGCGCGGGCTACGACCTCATGACCGCCCTCCCCGAGGCCGTGCAGCGGACGCTGGAGGCGCGCGTCGACGACGGGCCCGCCGGCGCCCGCTGA
- a CDS encoding nuclease A inhibitor family protein — protein MQASSISPEELLASLAEAAQGLLFPSESDHELRPFRSRGDASSPAALLAAEGLGAATPVEVTTAGDLFAPVIDLPGDAGDAALAEAGRYRRLMDLLERHLTDVRVYRVGRVAIDVYVVGRHPSGAWLGLVTKVVET, from the coding sequence ATGCAGGCCTCATCCATCTCGCCCGAAGAGCTCCTCGCATCCCTCGCGGAGGCCGCGCAGGGCCTGCTGTTCCCCAGCGAGTCCGATCACGAGCTGCGCCCGTTCCGGTCGCGCGGCGACGCGTCCTCGCCGGCCGCGCTGCTCGCGGCCGAGGGCCTCGGCGCGGCGACGCCGGTCGAGGTCACGACGGCGGGCGACCTCTTCGCACCGGTGATCGACCTGCCGGGGGACGCCGGCGACGCGGCGCTGGCCGAGGCGGGGCGATACCGGCGGCTCATGGACCTGCTCGAGCGCCACCTCACCGACGTTCGGGTCTACCGCGTCGGGCGCGTCGCGATCGACGTCTACGTCGTCGGCCGCCATCCGTCGGGCGCGTGGCTCGGCCTCGTGACGAAGGTCGTCGAGACCTGA
- the fbaA gene encoding class II fructose-bisphosphate aldolase gives MSKMKLKPGVITGSALQELFEYMKSVECALPAVNVIGSHSTTAALQAAREAKCPIIIQFSNGGAHFFGGKFLDNKGEKAAIAGAVAGAHYVRNLAEAYGVPVILHTDHAAKKLLPWIDGLLEHGKKFFEKNGEPLFSSHMLDLSEEPLHENLEICQKYLRQMAALNMTLEIELGVTGGEEDGVDNSGIDNSKLYTQPAEVLAAYDALKPIGNFTVAASFGNTHGVYKPGNVQLRPPILKNSQDAIQKERKTGAKPVDFVFHGGSGSSREEIREAVSYGVIKMNIDTDTQWAFTQPIKKYMDDKGAYLKSQLGNPEGEDKPNKKYIDPRGWLHLGEKGVAARLVDACKDLNSFDKFEF, from the coding sequence ATGTCCAAGATGAAGCTCAAGCCCGGCGTGATCACTGGCTCCGCTCTTCAGGAGCTGTTCGAGTACATGAAGAGCGTCGAGTGTGCGCTGCCGGCCGTGAACGTGATCGGCTCGCACAGCACGACCGCCGCGCTCCAGGCGGCTCGAGAGGCCAAGTGCCCCATCATCATCCAGTTCTCGAACGGCGGCGCCCACTTCTTCGGCGGCAAGTTCCTGGACAACAAGGGTGAGAAGGCCGCCATCGCGGGCGCCGTCGCGGGCGCGCACTACGTGCGGAACCTGGCCGAGGCCTACGGCGTGCCGGTCATCCTGCACACCGATCACGCCGCGAAGAAGCTCCTGCCGTGGATCGACGGCCTGCTGGAGCACGGCAAGAAGTTCTTCGAGAAGAACGGAGAGCCCCTGTTCTCCTCTCACATGCTCGATCTGTCCGAGGAGCCGCTCCACGAGAACCTCGAGATCTGCCAGAAGTACCTGCGGCAGATGGCGGCGCTCAACATGACGCTCGAGATCGAGCTCGGCGTCACGGGCGGCGAGGAGGACGGCGTCGACAACAGCGGCATCGACAACTCGAAGCTGTACACCCAGCCCGCGGAGGTGCTCGCCGCGTACGACGCGCTGAAGCCGATCGGCAATTTCACGGTCGCCGCGTCGTTCGGCAACACGCACGGCGTCTACAAGCCGGGCAACGTGCAGCTCCGGCCGCCCATCCTGAAGAACTCCCAGGACGCGATCCAGAAGGAGCGCAAGACGGGCGCGAAGCCGGTCGACTTCGTGTTCCACGGCGGCTCCGGCTCGTCGCGCGAGGAGATCCGCGAGGCGGTGTCCTACGGCGTCATCAAGATGAACATCGACACGGACACGCAGTGGGCCTTCACGCAGCCCATCAAGAAGTACATGGACGACAAGGGCGCCTACCTGAAGTCGCAGCTCGGCAACCCCGAGGGTGAGGACAAGCCCAACAAGAAGTACATCGACCCGCGCGGCTGGCTCCACCTCGGCGAGAAGGGCGTGGCGGCGCGCCTCGTCGATGCGTGCAAGGACCTGAACTCGTTCGACAAGTTCGAGTTCTGA
- a CDS encoding HTTM domain-containing protein, whose amino-acid sequence MRRLFARFDRAFFAEAPAERLALLRLLVGGFALVYLCVRAVHFQRVGHLPAESFRPVGVVSVLSAPLPLWAVRSLLGAAIAAGAAFVAGYRFRVAGPVFGALLLWVLSYRNSWGMVFHTENLLALHVIALGLGAAADAHSLDARAALRAGAPAPAPDGRYGWPIRLLCAITVMSYFIAGITKLRNSGLEWATSDILRNYIAYDNVRKIALGDTHSPLGGALVRYRFLFPPLALASLAMELGAPLALFSRRVALVFCSAAWLFHLGVLLTMAILFPYPLLGVAFAGFFELEKLRDLRRPRRASAAIGVGRS is encoded by the coding sequence ATGAGGCGGCTCTTTGCGCGGTTCGACCGCGCCTTCTTCGCGGAGGCGCCCGCCGAGCGGCTCGCGCTCTTGCGGCTCCTGGTCGGCGGCTTCGCCCTCGTGTACCTCTGCGTCCGCGCGGTGCACTTCCAGCGGGTGGGCCACCTGCCAGCGGAGAGCTTCAGGCCGGTCGGCGTGGTCTCGGTGCTGTCCGCGCCGCTCCCCCTCTGGGCGGTGCGCAGCCTGCTCGGCGCGGCGATCGCCGCCGGCGCGGCGTTCGTGGCGGGCTACCGGTTCCGCGTCGCCGGGCCGGTCTTCGGCGCGCTCCTGCTGTGGGTGCTGAGCTACCGGAACTCCTGGGGCATGGTGTTCCACACCGAGAACCTCCTCGCGCTCCACGTCATCGCGCTCGGCCTCGGGGCCGCGGCGGACGCACACTCGCTCGACGCGCGCGCCGCGCTTCGCGCCGGCGCCCCCGCGCCGGCGCCGGACGGCCGCTATGGCTGGCCGATCCGGCTGCTCTGCGCGATCACGGTGATGTCGTATTTCATCGCCGGGATCACGAAGCTCCGGAACAGCGGCCTCGAGTGGGCGACGAGCGACATCCTCCGCAACTACATCGCTTACGACAACGTCCGGAAGATCGCGCTCGGCGACACGCACTCTCCGCTCGGCGGCGCGCTCGTCCGCTACCGGTTCCTGTTCCCGCCCCTCGCGCTCGCCAGCCTGGCGATGGAGCTCGGCGCGCCGCTCGCCCTGTTCAGCCGGCGCGTCGCGCTCGTCTTCTGCAGCGCCGCCTGGCTCTTCCACCTCGGCGTGCTGCTCACGATGGCGATCCTGTTCCCGTACCCGCTGCTCGGCGTGGCGTTCGCGGGGTTCTTCGAGCTGGAGAAGCTGCGCGATCTGAGGCGCCCGCGCCGCGCGAGCGCAGCCATCGGGGTCGGGAGATCGTGA
- a CDS encoding trypsin-like serine peptidase, translating to MNRMMLVAGSLLALTGCAGNVDAPGAGGADDPDELETAPGPLRAGDVIAYAAETSHPYAGGWKQAITSPGATFVRVHFDDFSLAKGDYVTVSSPDGTQSFRYEDRGPNGDGDVWAFAVDGETAIVELHSTSGGGHGFSIADIGHGTIALAPASLTSGDATPGSASLARRPGGGTPDIVCATEGREDIACHPELDLQQRPVARLLFARGTGMYLCTGWLVATGDDRNTTLITNNHCISTQDEATTLETRFGYQNTACGGPTVAAGESVMGGSLLKTNSRTRTRSRGGLDYTLIRLPGNPQTTWGVLTPTTKAPSVGNPINFIQHPGGRPKEIGFWRDDAHTLRCQIDAIDQTYSGTVSGSQIGYSCDSEGGSSGSPIIDAGTGRAFGLHHLADVAWLSCRNGGTEMSAICADAGGLIRCATD from the coding sequence ATGAACAGAATGATGCTGGTCGCTGGGTCGCTCCTCGCGCTCACGGGGTGTGCCGGGAACGTGGACGCTCCCGGCGCAGGCGGAGCCGACGACCCAGACGAGCTCGAGACAGCGCCCGGTCCGCTCCGGGCGGGTGACGTCATCGCGTACGCGGCCGAGACGTCCCACCCGTACGCGGGTGGCTGGAAACAGGCGATCACCTCGCCGGGCGCCACGTTCGTGCGCGTGCACTTCGACGACTTCTCGCTCGCGAAGGGTGATTACGTCACCGTCTCGAGCCCCGACGGCACGCAGTCGTTTCGGTACGAAGACCGCGGCCCGAACGGGGACGGCGACGTCTGGGCGTTCGCCGTCGACGGCGAGACGGCGATCGTCGAGCTGCACAGCACCAGCGGCGGTGGCCACGGGTTCTCGATAGCGGACATCGGCCACGGGACGATCGCGCTCGCTCCGGCTTCTTTGACATCGGGCGACGCGACGCCGGGCAGCGCATCCCTCGCGAGGAGGCCCGGCGGAGGCACGCCGGACATCGTGTGTGCCACGGAGGGTCGCGAGGACATCGCGTGTCACCCGGAGCTCGACCTCCAGCAGAGGCCTGTGGCGCGGCTGCTCTTCGCCCGCGGCACCGGCATGTACCTGTGCACGGGGTGGCTGGTCGCAACCGGGGACGACCGCAACACCACGCTCATCACCAACAACCATTGCATCAGCACCCAGGACGAGGCAACCACGCTCGAGACCCGCTTTGGTTACCAGAACACGGCCTGCGGAGGCCCGACGGTGGCGGCAGGCGAGAGCGTCATGGGCGGCTCCCTCCTCAAGACGAACAGCCGGACCCGCACCCGTTCCAGAGGCGGCCTCGACTACACGCTGATAAGGCTGCCGGGCAACCCTCAGACGACCTGGGGCGTGCTCACACCGACAACGAAGGCACCCAGCGTCGGCAACCCCATCAACTTCATTCAGCACCCGGGTGGGCGCCCGAAAGAGATCGGCTTCTGGAGGGATGACGCACATACCCTCCGCTGCCAGATCGACGCGATCGATCAGACCTACTCCGGCACGGTCTCTGGATCGCAGATCGGCTACTCGTGCGACAGCGAAGGGGGATCGAGCGGGTCGCCGATCATCGACGCCGGCACGGGCAGGGCGTTCGGCCTCCACCACCTCGCCGACGTCGCTTGGCTCTCCTGCAGGAACGGGGGAACAGAGATGTCCGCGATCTGCGCGGATGCCGGCGGCCTCATCCGCTGTGCCACCGATTGA
- the mnhG gene encoding monovalent cation/H(+) antiporter subunit G — protein sequence MILEFVEGALLVIGCVFMLLAAVGILRMPDLFTRLQVTSKASVLGMTCIISASALHFYDPAVTTRAIVIIAFVALTMPVATHLLARAGYTTSTPLSPETVVNELAAHYDPTTHTLAGTEPRTRTFELVPGAAVVGKRIAELGLPAGVLIRAVHREGGTVVPRGQTILEAGDRLEVLVEPAELGRVREIFEA from the coding sequence GTGATCCTCGAGTTCGTCGAGGGCGCGCTCCTCGTCATCGGATGCGTCTTCATGCTGCTCGCGGCCGTGGGCATCCTGCGCATGCCGGACCTGTTCACGCGCCTCCAGGTGACATCGAAGGCCTCGGTGTTGGGGATGACGTGCATCATCTCGGCCTCCGCCCTTCACTTTTACGACCCGGCCGTCACCACCCGGGCCATCGTCATCATCGCGTTCGTGGCGCTGACGATGCCCGTGGCGACGCACTTGCTCGCTCGCGCCGGTTACACGACGAGCACGCCCCTCTCGCCGGAGACCGTGGTGAACGAGCTCGCGGCGCATTACGATCCGACGACCCACACCCTCGCCGGCACAGAGCCGAGGACCCGCACGTTCGAGCTCGTGCCCGGGGCCGCCGTCGTCGGCAAGCGTATCGCCGAGCTCGGCCTGCCTGCCGGCGTGCTCATTCGCGCCGTTCACCGGGAGGGCGGGACGGTCGTGCCCCGGGGCCAGACGATCCTCGAGGCCGGCGACAGGCTCGAAGTGCTCGTGGAGCCGGCAGAGCTCGGCCGCGTGCGTGAAATCTTCGAGGCTTAG
- a CDS encoding monovalent cation/H+ antiporter complex subunit F codes for MTPLLLVAIAVVTVAFVVAFIRLLIGPSLPDRVVAMDLMATVGSGGIALYAMVTDRGVLLDAVMVLSLIFFLGTIAFAYYLERQGETS; via the coding sequence GTGACCCCGCTCTTGCTCGTCGCGATCGCCGTCGTCACGGTGGCGTTCGTCGTCGCGTTCATCCGCCTCCTGATCGGGCCGAGCCTCCCCGACCGCGTTGTCGCCATGGACCTCATGGCGACGGTCGGCAGCGGGGGCATCGCCCTCTACGCGATGGTGACCGACCGCGGCGTCCTCCTCGATGCGGTGATGGTGCTGTCGCTCATCTTTTTCCTCGGCACCATCGCGTTCGCGTACTACCTCGAGCGACAGGGGGAGACGTCGTGA
- a CDS encoding Na+/H+ antiporter subunit E, with protein sequence MRALVLNLFLAIVWVGLTGRATAGGLVFGFLLGYLLLLWLRRLIGPTTYFEKLPGVLSFMLFYAREMVRANLRVARDVISIRRKSRPGIVAVPLDLTTDLEITVLTILLALTPGTFGLDVSGDRTVLFVHAMFVDSADALRATIKSDLERRVKELFR encoded by the coding sequence ATGAGAGCCCTCGTTCTCAATCTGTTCCTGGCGATCGTCTGGGTGGGCCTGACCGGCCGCGCCACCGCGGGGGGCCTCGTCTTCGGCTTCCTCCTCGGGTACCTCTTGCTCCTCTGGCTCCGGCGCCTGATCGGCCCCACGACCTATTTCGAGAAGCTGCCAGGGGTGCTGTCGTTCATGCTCTTTTATGCGAGAGAGATGGTGCGGGCGAACCTCAGGGTCGCCCGCGACGTCATTTCGATCAGGCGAAAGAGCCGCCCCGGCATCGTCGCGGTCCCCCTGGATCTGACGACCGATCTCGAGATCACCGTGCTGACGATCCTCCTCGCCCTGACGCCCGGCACCTTTGGCCTCGACGTCTCGGGCGACCGCACGGTCCTCTTCGTCCATGCGATGTTCGTGGACAGCGCCGACGCGCTGCGCGCGACCATCAAGAGCGACCTCGAGCGCCGCGTGAAGGAGCTCTTCCGGTGA
- a CDS encoding proton-conducting transporter transmembrane domain-containing protein, which yields MKVLLVLPVLVPLTTAALSLLSFRRAARQRALGLIGSVLQLAVGVALLRAVHRGGIQSTQLGGWPAPYGITFVVDLFSALMVLLSGVIAVATSLYSLSDIDRERREHGFYPLMHALLMGTNGVFVTGDLFNLYVWFEVTLIASFVLLVLGNERPQMQGAIKYVAMNLISSALFLTGLGVLYGSVHALNMADLSLKLPSLAPPIRFTLAMIFLVAFGIKAAVFPLFFWLPDSYHTPPVTVTALFAGLLTKVGVYALVRSFTLLFVSDGEATHALLLGIAAFTMAVGVLGAVSHREVRRILAFHSVSQVGYMVMGLGLFTLSSLSGAIFFVLHHAIIKSNLFLISGIMRSGGKDARLDLQGGLLARSPGLSACFLVTALSLAGMPPLSGFWAKLILVRSGLDVGSRGAAAVVATSLAVGLVTLISMTKIWNEAFWKPAPAGADLAPRESGARRSALLYLPVVLLTALGVTLGMAPEPLLAVVRRAAAQLADPTDYVRAVLGEGRP from the coding sequence ATGAAGGTGCTCCTCGTCCTGCCCGTCCTCGTCCCCCTGACCACGGCGGCCCTCTCGCTCCTCTCCTTCCGGCGCGCGGCGAGGCAGCGCGCGCTCGGGCTCATCGGGAGCGTCCTTCAGCTCGCCGTCGGTGTCGCCTTGCTCCGCGCCGTGCACCGGGGAGGCATTCAATCGACCCAGCTCGGAGGCTGGCCCGCGCCGTACGGCATCACCTTCGTGGTCGACCTCTTCTCGGCGCTGATGGTCCTGCTCTCGGGCGTCATCGCCGTCGCCACGTCGCTCTACTCCCTGTCGGACATCGACCGCGAACGACGGGAGCACGGGTTCTACCCGCTCATGCACGCGCTCCTCATGGGGACGAACGGGGTCTTCGTCACCGGCGACCTCTTCAATCTGTACGTCTGGTTCGAGGTGACGCTGATCGCGTCCTTCGTGCTCCTCGTGCTCGGCAACGAGCGGCCGCAGATGCAGGGCGCGATCAAGTACGTCGCGATGAACCTGATCTCGAGCGCCCTCTTCCTCACCGGCCTCGGCGTCCTCTACGGATCCGTGCACGCCCTCAACATGGCCGATCTCTCGCTCAAGCTGCCGAGCCTCGCGCCGCCGATCCGGTTCACCCTCGCGATGATCTTCCTCGTCGCGTTCGGCATCAAGGCGGCTGTCTTCCCCCTCTTCTTCTGGCTGCCGGACTCGTATCACACGCCTCCCGTGACGGTCACCGCGCTGTTCGCGGGGCTCTTGACGAAGGTGGGTGTCTACGCCCTGGTGCGTAGCTTCACCCTCCTTTTCGTGAGCGACGGGGAAGCCACCCACGCGCTCCTCCTCGGGATCGCGGCCTTCACCATGGCCGTCGGCGTGCTCGGCGCGGTGTCCCACCGGGAGGTCCGGCGGATCCTCGCGTTCCACAGCGTGAGCCAGGTCGGCTACATGGTCATGGGCCTCGGCCTGTTCACGCTGTCGTCCCTCTCGGGGGCGATCTTCTTCGTCCTGCACCACGCCATCATCAAGTCGAACCTCTTCCTCATCAGCGGGATCATGCGATCCGGGGGGAAAGACGCCCGCCTCGACCTCCAGGGCGGGCTCCTCGCGCGGAGCCCCGGGCTCTCCGCCTGCTTCCTCGTCACGGCCCTCTCCCTCGCCGGCATGCCGCCGTTGTCGGGGTTCTGGGCCAAGCTCATCCTGGTGCGATCGGGGCTCGACGTCGGCTCGCGAGGGGCCGCGGCCGTCGTCGCCACGAGCCTCGCCGTCGGCCTCGTCACCCTCATTTCGATGACGAAGATATGGAACGAGGCCTTCTGGAAGCCCGCGCCCGCCGGGGCCGACCTCGCCCCGCGCGAGAGCGGGGCGCGGCGTAGCGCGCTCCTGTACCTGCCGGTCGTCCTGTTGACCGCGCTGGGCGTCACGCTCGGGATGGCGCCCGAGCCGCTCCTCGCCGTCGTCCGGCGGGCCGCCGCGCAGCTCGCCGATCCGACCGACTACGTGCGCGCCGTGCTGGGGGAGGGTCGCCCATGA
- a CDS encoding Na+/H+ antiporter subunit C: MTVLLAIVVGGLYASGLFLMLRRSIVKLAFGLVLLGHGTNLLILTAAGVVRGRPPLIPKGEGAFHAPPADPVAQALILTAIVISFAVVAFAVVLLHRVHRTMGSDDIDSLESTRP; the protein is encoded by the coding sequence ATGACGGTCCTCCTCGCGATCGTCGTCGGCGGGCTCTATGCGTCGGGGCTGTTCCTCATGCTCCGGCGCAGCATCGTGAAGCTCGCCTTCGGCCTCGTGCTGCTCGGGCACGGCACGAACCTCCTCATCCTCACGGCAGCCGGCGTCGTCCGCGGCCGTCCCCCGCTGATCCCCAAGGGGGAAGGGGCCTTCCACGCGCCGCCGGCCGATCCCGTGGCCCAGGCGCTGATCCTGACGGCGATCGTCATCAGCTTCGCTGTCGTCGCGTTCGCCGTCGTCCTCCTTCATCGCGTTCATCGGACGATGGGCAGCGACGATATCGACTCTCTCGAATCGACCCGCCCATGA
- a CDS encoding Na+/H+ antiporter subunit B — protein MPSVILRAATPVLMVLLIIVSIYALLRGHDEPGGGFLGGLIIASAFSLHILAYDVPSTRQLLRVAPQTLMGLGLSTILLSGVVGLVAGGSFLQGVWATVPVPGLGDVAVGTPVLFDVGVYAAVMGMVLMILLMAAEMSS, from the coding sequence ATGCCCTCCGTCATCCTGCGCGCCGCCACGCCGGTCTTGATGGTGCTCCTGATCATCGTCTCGATCTACGCGCTCCTCCGCGGCCACGACGAGCCCGGGGGCGGGTTCCTCGGCGGGCTCATCATTGCATCGGCGTTCTCGCTCCACATCCTCGCGTACGACGTCCCCTCGACGCGGCAGCTGCTCCGCGTCGCGCCCCAGACGCTCATGGGGCTCGGACTCTCGACGATCCTGCTCTCGGGCGTCGTCGGGCTCGTCGCCGGCGGCTCCTTCCTGCAAGGCGTGTGGGCGACCGTCCCCGTGCCGGGGCTCGGCGACGTCGCGGTGGGGACGCCGGTGCTGTTCGACGTCGGCGTGTATGCCGCCGTGATGGGCATGGTGCTCATGATCCTCCTCATGGCCGCGGAGATGAGCTCATGA